TTATTTAGTGCTCTTGGCTGAGTAATTTGTCTATATTTTTACACAAAACAATTATGAAGCAGCCTTTAAAAACTCTGCTTAGTGATTTTTAATCTCAATTTTAAATACATGTGGCAAGGTACAGCCTTAGAGTTTTACGCATAATATAACAATAGCTTTAAACCATCACGTATTGACTTTCCTTTTTAAATCTAGACAAACTTTTTAATGATACTATAGTTGCGTTTTGCAACTACTACGTTTACATCGACATTTGTTTATAATAAAATTTACTTTATTATCAGTTTTTATCAATTTTTAGGAAAGAGTGAAAAATTTGGAAAATAATTTAACTATTCTATTGGTTGAAGATGATGAAGCTGAATGTCAAGCAATGAGTAACTACATAGAAAGCACTACTGATGTAAAATTAGTGGGAATTACTAAAGACAGTATGCAAGCACTTGAATATTTCTCTTCTTATCAGCCTGATGTCATTGTGTTGGATTTAGAATTGCATAATGGTAAAGGAGACGGTTTATCATTTTTAGAAAATATGGCTCAACAAAAGATTGATCATAAACCTTTTATTCTCGTTACTACTAATAACAATAGTCAGATTATTCATAATCAAGCTCGTAAATTTGGAGCGGATTTTATAATACCTAAATACAAAGAAAATTACAGTGCACAAAATAGCGTTCAGTTTTTAAGAGCACTTAAACAATCAATCCAACGCTCCAACAAGAGTAATTCCGTCCGCTCAGTCTCGTATAACACTCCTCATACTCCACAGAAGCCTCAAGAAAAAATGGAAAAAAGGCTTTTTAGCGAGTTTAATCACATTGGCATCAGTCCTAAAATGAAAGGACGTAAATATCTTACAAATGCAGTACAAATACTACTAGAGGATCCAACCTCCAAAGTGTGTTTCATAATAGCCAATAAATATAGCAAAACCGAAGCCAGCGTATCGCGTGCAATGCAAAATGCAATTAATAATGCTTGGAGTAGTTGTAATATGGACAATCTGACCAAGTATTACACAGCACACATTCGTTCCGATAAGTGTGTTCCAACATACATGGAATTTATCCATTATTATGCTGATAAAATTAAAACTGATTTGTAAGATGAATACATAGATTCTTTCCTTACTTTGTAAACATTGATACTATAGATTTCCATATACTCTGTACGTAGTCGTCATTTTTCTCACTATTTTTTTCATTTGTTATCTAAAAGAATAGCGAATAAAAAAAATTTCTTCGCTTACTTTTTGTCCTTGCTTTATTTACTTCCTAGTGGTTTATCATTGTTTTTTGTGTAATTATGGTATTAGAGAAACTTATAGTGTTTTTGTTTAATTTAAAATACCAATAAGAGTATTTTGCTTTTTTCATAGCTTTGATTTTATGTCACAAAGAAACTTTTGGTTAGAATTATGGTAAGAAGCAACCATACCTCGGCTTTCTTTAGATATGTTTTAAACTGCTTCCCCACAAAAAAAGGATTGTGATTATTTCGAAGGGAAAATCGAAGGAGTTCTTGAGTCTTGGGGCATTCCACAACAAAAGGAGATTCAATGAGACAAGAAGCTGGCTCAGCATTACACCATATGCACTGATATTTAGGCATAAACAGACTTGTCATTTTTAAATAATTTCCCCTAAACCAATTTCCTATAATACAAATAAAGCATCTCTTAGTTTTAGCTCTTTTATCTAATAAAATACATTTAGTAACTGTGCCGTGGAATTAATGCAAAACATAAACTAATCTTTGAAAATTTCAATTAACAAAAAATCGTAATTTATACCTTGCTTAAATAGAAAAAAGTGATTTCCCTCAATTTCTATAAATGTAGGTTTTTGAGTGGAATGATCCGACCAGCCATCCACTTTTTCACCTCTTATTTCATCTTGACTTCCGGTTAAAATAATTGTTGGCACTATAATTTTTTGTGAAACTCTAAAAGTATACTCTTCGATTAGACGAAGATCATTTTTTATGATTGGTAAAAAAATTTCTTTAAATTCAGGGATGTATAGTAATTCAGTAGTAATAGCTCCTAGTTTAGATAACTGATATACTAATCTACTATCATTTCCCAAATCATACTTTATCGTATTCAATTTATCAGGAGGATATTGGCCTGAAAAGAATATCTTCTTTGGCAATTTACATCCTATTTTCACCAGTTGCTGATAACACTCAAAGGCAACTATGCTTCCCATACTATGACCCAGAAGCATATAATCTTCCTCAATATCAATGTTATTCATAATAAATTCTGAAGCTTCAAGTCCTACTTCAAATAATGATGAATAAAATCCCTCATCAACTCTACTGCCTCTTCCCTTATACATATAAGGTAGTAAATCAACACCGTATTTTGAGAATTTATTTTTCATTCTATAATAAACATGTCCATCCCCACCAGCATATGCAAACGTAATTAGTTTCAAAGCTTAATGTCCTCCTATGATTTTATCTATGAGATAATTTTATTTAGACCTTGTCTTCAATTTGGAATAACTGGTTAAAAGTTTTTTTAATGTTGTTCTTACCATCTAGACATCTAGAAAGACCCTAACTTTACTATAAATGCTACAACTACATTATCTATTGCATTTACGACGGAACAGTACTCCTCTGAAAACAGATAAAGTACCAACTAACGAAACGGTAAGTATGTGATACGGCTATGTCTTCTTGTGAGTAACATACCTTTTAATGCCATTAACATCGTACAAGGAATGGTACAACTCCCCATTATTCTGAAGGATGGCTTTCGTACAGCCTTTAATAAAATCATGCTCTCCTTTTGAATACCGCTTTTTCATCCATAATCCACCTCCACATTCGAATAAAAGAAAAAATTCGACTTGAAAAGACATAATCCTTCATCATCGACCCATTAAATGTAAATATTTTTTATATCGGAACGTGAGTTCGTATATAATAGATTGAGGAAGGTGAACAAGAAATTCAACAACGTCAATTAAAAGGGGGGAAAATTTACATAGATTCTGATTTTGTAGACCGCTCTCTTTCTGGTAAAAGCGAATGGTTTAAAAAGAGAGCAAAACGCCTAAATCGTACATTCCGTCGTCTAAGGGTTAAGTATGAATGCATTTCAAGTAAAGAAAACCTTGCACATTATATTGCTAGAGGTAATCATGAAAAGCAGCAAACCTTAAAAATTGAAATACCGTTATATGATTTGAGCGATGCAGCATTCATTGGATATCAAAAGGAGACTAATAACAAAAACACTTCGAAATCAATTGCTCAACGTAAGCTAACGCGTAATATTTTCCTACGCATAAAAGGTAATGAGGAAAATGGGGTTATTAAGTACCGTTATGGTAACCTGAGCATCTATGTGGAGGAAGATACTATTATAAGGGTGGAGCAGGGTGCTATTACACCTGGGTTTCGAAGAAATAAAGAGGAGTATGAACGCTTAAACAAGTTATTTTATCTATAAGCAATAAGAGTCCTGCTAGCTAGCTGCCAGGACTCTTTTTAATGCGTAATTTGGGGGCTGAATGTATTAAGACATATTACATCTTATTTAACATGTAATAACCTGTAAAACACCCCCCAGTGTGTTTATAACGTACGTAGTAATATTACATCTTATATATTGAATACCAATTATGGCTTATTTCTATAAACCGCGAGTAAAATGTTTGTTCGGACTGCCTTATACCTAGAACTATAAAAGCAAAATAACAAACAAAGAAAAAACCACAAAGACATAATGTCTCTGTGGTTTTTCCAGGAAAGGGGTGCCGTATTAAGATTGTTTCCAATCCTTAATCCAGCACAATCAAAACTTATTTATTTACAGTTAAACCAACTTTTTGTAAATTTCCTGCAAGGTCTAGAATTTCCGCAGAATCTTTAGTTTCCACTGTTGTTAATTTTGTTACAACGGAAGAATCAGCCACTGTAAGAACAAGTTTTCCTTCAGCAGAAACTGTTGCATCTTCAATTGCCACAGAAGCACCTTTGCTGTCATAAAGATTTACTTCATCTGTAACATCAGAACCTAACACAATTGCTTTAAGTGCTTCTGAATAAGTTACAGTAATTTCATCAAGGTCAGTTGCTACAAATGATTTTGCTTCTGGAGCAGCGTTGTCTTCAACATCAATAGTTTTAATGAAAGGATTGCTAACTTTGTTGTCTAATGTTTGTACTCCAGTAACACGGAATACAGCTTTAGTATCACTAGTTTTTACAAATCCTTCAGGAAGAGTAATTACAACTTGAGATTGAACTACTGCACCGTTGTTATCTTTAGCAAATTCAATTTTTGTATCTGAAGGTAAAGTGACTCCATTAACTTGGTAAGATGCTGGATTTAATGCAGAACCAGTTCCAGTTGCTTTTACTTTAGCTCCGAAATCAACAGTAACAACATTGTCAGTTTCAGTTACATCTGCAATAGTAAACGTTGTTTCAACTGGCTTCCCAGCTTCAGTAACATCAACCATAAATGAATACTTAGTGTTTTTGTTAGCGGCAAGGGACTTATCAGTTACGAATCCTTCTGCTAAATCGAAGCTGTATTTATCTGCCGTTAAACCATTTACTAGAGTAAACACAACTTTTTTGTTATCGTCAACATTTACTAATGGAGTAGCTACATTAGCTAGGGACATGATTTCACCCTTAGAATTCACTACATAAACTTTAGAAGCGTCTAAGGATGTTACTTCTTCGTTAAATGTTAATTCAAATGCAGTTACTTTACCATTAACTACTGTAGTTGCTACGTTTGATACGGCAGGAGTAGTTGTATCTTTAGCAAGGGTAACAGACTTTGTAATTTCAGTTGCATTAGAATTGCCTAAAGAATCTTGAAGCGCATCTTTAGCTACTGTTAATGTTACTGTGTCAGTGCTTCCATTTTTGAATAGGTAGCTGCTGTTCAATGTAACAGTGTACTCTTTTTTATTTTCAGGATTAACTACTGCGCTTGAGAAGATATCAGTAGTAAACGTTCCAACTTTAGCAGATAAAACTAGTGAATCATTTTTTAATTCTTTATCTAATGTTACTTTAACTTTATTTTCACCTGCTGGTACTACACTTGTGATAGATGGTGCAACATTGTCAACAGAAACTGTAACAGGAGCTGATTGAACATCTTTCATGTTACCAGCTGCATCAGTAGCATTTACAACTGTTAAATCGTACGCTTTAGTTGCATCAAGGTCTACATTAATTGTAGCTGTGTTCCCAACAATTACAGGTGTGTAGTTTTGGTTACCAATTTTCACAGTGTCAATAGAAGAAACATCTTCGTTAAAAGTTAAGGTAACAGATTTAATTCCATCTTTTGTGTCCTTAACTGTAGCTTTAGCAGAAGAAAGAACTGGTGCAGTAGTGTCACTAACTGTAACCTTTTGGTTTACTGGGCTAACAAATTGACCACTTACAGCTTTTACAATTTCAAAAGGAACTTTTACTGTATACTCACCTTTAAAGAACTTTTGAGCTTTAAGAGTAAGAGTTTTGCCGTCAGCACTAAGTTCTTGAGTGATTGTACCAGCGTCAAGAGCACCTTCTCCAGCAGCTACAGTAATTACGTCAGCTGCATTGCTATCTTTTAAAGTTTTAGCATCAAGAGCTTTGCTGAATGTTACAGTAACTGTTTTAGCGTTAATCGCACTTACAGATTCAACTTTAGGAACAGCAAGTTCTGCTTTTTTGTCAGCAATTGCTTTTTCAGCATTTGCGATTCTTGTAGTAAGATCTTCTTTAACTGCTTTAGTTTCAACTTTAGCTAGGTCAGCTTTAGCTGGAGCTACAAGGTCTTCAGCAGTTTTTACAGAAGCCTCATCTTTAAGAGCTTTGACAGCTAATTCAAGAGCTTCAACAGATGCAGTTGCTACTTTAACGTCGTTTAGTTCAGCTTCAACAGCTTTGATTTTTTTGTCTACTGCAGTTGCAGCAGTTTTAGCTGGAGTAAGGTATTTAGCAGTGAATTGTGCACGCGGGCTTTCACCGTATACAGTACCTTTTACTACATGCTTAGAGAAGTTAGCTGTAGCTGTTTTAAGAGCAGCTTGATCTTTTTTAGCTCCAGCAAGATCGAAGTCAGCTTTTTTAAGCTCGTCGTTAACGTTCTTAGTAGCTGTTGCAAGAGCAGCACCAAGGTCAAGAGCTTTGTTGTAGTTAGCAGCATATGTGTGAATGCCTTTAACTGCTTTAAGTTTGCTTTCTAGAGCAGACTTAGTTTTGCCTTTGCTAAGCTTTTTAACTTCAGCAACAGCTTTGTTATAAGAGCTTACAGCAGCTTTAGTGTCAATTTTTTTGAATGCAAGTTTCTTTGCATTGTATTGATCTTTTACTTTCTTAGCATCTGCCTCTGCTTTTGTTACTGCCTTGCTTGCTGCAGATGTAGAAGCAGCGAATGTAGCTGGTGCAACAGAAACGAATGCGCTTGCTGCAACAGTCGTTGCTGTCGCGATCTTAAGTGCTTTCTTTTTGTCCATTACGTAAAATTCCCCTTCCTAAATCACAATTATTTTATAAAAACTAATCAGAGAGCAAAATCTTCCGGACAAGGAAGCTATGTAACTATGTAACTATTGCAGCTCCAACTAATTTTTAAAACCAAAAGCCTTTGTCGGACCAGATCACCTATTAGGTATTTAGTATATTAAAATAGGGATAATCTTCCAACTGTGTAATACATTTCATATGATATAACAAATTACGATAAAAAGCTAGTATTTTTTGTAAACTTAATGTTATTTTTTTACTATCTATTAACATAAATTACAATATTAATAGTACATTAAGTACAAGTCTATTTTCTTATCTTCACTTGCCACAAAAGTATTATCGACAGTTTTTGTCAGATATTAATAGTTTTCTTAAAAAATAATATTCTTTTTTTTCCATTTGTCGAAAAAAAGAAATAAGGACTGCCAAATGGCAGTCCTTATTTAGTCCTAATACTATTGATTCTGTTGTATCCAGCCCTTGCCTTCTGTTCCTTCTACATAAAGCCAGTTGCTCCATTTTTTCGTAGCTTTCACTGTTTGCGGCTTAAGGGTGGTTGTCGTTTTCTTTGCTTCGATCGGCAGGGAATACAGCGGTGTATCCGCTTTTAGCTCAACTTGCTGGTTCACGACTGTCGGATTGAAGTCTACTGTATTGCTGTCCTTCTTGATCCAGAGGTCATAATTGAACTTCGTCTTGACCGCGTAATAGCTGCCATATGATTTAATGGCTTGAACTTCACCTGCATAAAGTTTGCTTGTTGTTTTCTTGGATGCAATTGGAGAATAGTAAAGCGGTGTTGCTTCTTTTACAAGGAATGTTTTTGGCTTCGTATGAAAATCAGTGACAGTGCCTGTTACATAGTTATCTTTTAGAATCCACTTTTTTCCGTAATCTTTTGTGCTGATTCTAAAATAGCTGCCCTTTGTACCGATCGCCGTCAGCTTTTGCGCTTTTAGCTTTGTGTTTGTTTTGTAAGTGGAACTTGGACGGTCGTACAGGTTAAATGGCGCGAACGTTGTGATCGTTGTGTTCGTTTTTGTAAACTTCTTCTCCCACAACTTCTTTCCTTCATTTGCTACATAAAGAGCTGCTTTACGGTTTCGGTTCCACTCCTCATTGATCACGGATACCGGAGGATTGGTCTCACCAACATGATAGCTCAGTTCCGGTGTTAAGCCAGGACGGCCGAATTGCGTGATGAACCAGTCTTTGTAGCCTCCACCCTTTTCATCGTTGTTCGCTTTAACGAGCTTGTATTTGGTCATGGCCGCGAATTCCTTGGCCATCGCGTAATCACGGTTATAGTTTGCTTTTTTATTTAGATAGTGCCAGTAAAGGATGCGTCCGGATGTATGATAAGAAATGGTCGCTTCCGGGTTAACATAGGACGTGAAGTTATAGAGAAGCTTTACTTCAGGTGCCTCAAGCGGCTTTGTTCCTTTGTACATTTGATAGGAAGGCTTCGGTGCTTCGCTTCGCGGAATCTGGGACCAGCCGGAAGGATACTGGCGATTGAGGTCAATACCCTGCGCGTTGGCTTTCCAGCGCTTGAAGTTTTTGCTTCCTTTGTTCATTTTGATGAGGCCGGCATGTGCAGACTTTGGAAATTCTTTTAATCCTGATTGCTGAAGGGTAACCCCGTCTGGATTAACCATCGGTACGATCCAGATCGATACATCATTTAATAGATTGCGAACGTTGTAGCCTTGGTAGGTTGTATTTTTCTTGTAAGCATCACTGTAAGCATCCACCATTTCCATGGCGATGTTCGTTGTGATCCATTCGCGTGCGTGGTGAGAGGCATTGTAGAATACCGTGGCGTCCCCTTTTCCCAGCTTAATCGCATAGACGGTTCGGCCGTACTTTGTTTTGCCGAGTGCACGGTATTGAACAAGGTCCGGATAAGCTTTTGCAAGCTGCTTCATATCCGTTGTCATTTCTGAGTATGTATAGGTCTGAATCGGGTTAACATAGCTGGCTGCCGCAGCCGATGGCGTAAAGCTGAAGCCAGACAGGCCGACAAGAACAGCCAGTACTAGAGCGAATAATGTTTTTTTCATCCTTTTCCCCCTGTGTTTTATGGAGTTTTTGTTTTTTCCCTAACTCTCTAATTATACTAGAAAAGGAATAATTCAGAACATAAGGATAATTACGTATCTTTTTGTCAAATAAAGGTGCCAGGCACTGCAATTACATACTTATGTAATCGCGGTGCCTGGCACCAAAGCGCTCAAATTATTTTTTAATCCAGCCTTTATAGGCCGGGGAGCTTACATATTGCCAGCTGTTCCATTCTTTTGTGATGGAAATCGCTGTTTCTTTAGGAATAGTAACAGTTGAGTTGTTTGAATCCAATGGTAAGATATACACTGCAGTGTCAGCTTCTGTTGTTTTTTCCAAGGATACGGTCTTTGGGTTAAAGTCCGCTGTTTTGCTTTTTGGAATCCACTTTAAGCCGTATTTCGTTTGTACGCCGTACCAGTTTCCGGCTTCTTTAATTGCTTTTGCTTCACCTGCCGGAAGAGTTTTTGCGTATTTCTTGCTGGTGGCTGGCAGACTGTACAGCTGGGTCTTTTCTTTTAATAGAAGAGACTTTGGTTTTTTTACAAGATCAATGACGTTATAGGACCCTTTTAAGTAGTGATCCTGAGGGATCCACTTTTTACCCGATGCTGTGTTCAGCCTGAAATAGTTTCCTTTCACGGCAATCACCGTTACCTTTTGCGGCTTGAATACTGCTATTGTTTTATAGGCTGCTCCTGGGCGGTCATACAAATTGATCGAATCAAAGGTTGTGATCGGCATGTTTACTTTCTTAATTTTCTTTTCCCACAGCTTTCGTCCTTCATTTGCAACGTATAGACCCACCTTTTTGTTTCGGCGCCATTCTTCGGATATCATGCTAACCGGCACATTGGTTTCCCCGACGTGATAGCTGAGTTCAGGTGTAAACCCCGGGCGGCCGAATGATGACACAAACCAGTCTTTATAGCCCCCTCCGCTGGCCGAATTGCTAGGAGCTACAAGGCGGTAGCCGGTCATCGAACCAATCGCTTTTGCCATCGTATAATCGCGGCTGTAGTTTTCTTTTTTCGTACGATAATGCCAGTACAGTATTCTTCCCGATGTATGATAGGAAATGGTAGCTTCCGGATCGACAAAATAGGTAAAGTCATACATGAGCTTTGTTTCAATCGTTTCAAGCGGCTTCTTTCCATTGTAATTTTGGGAAGCTGGCCCGCTGATGCGCTTGGAAAGAAGGTTCCATCCTGCAGGATATTGGCGGTTTAGATCAATGCCCTGGCCGTTCGCTTTCCAGTGCTTAAAGTTTCTGCTTCCTTTATTCATTTTGATCAGCTTGCTTTGTACGGATTTCGGAAAAGCAGAGACTCCCTGCTGCTGAAGAGTAACTCCGTCGGGATTCACCATAGGCACAAACCAGATGGAAACATCATTTAATAGAGCTCGAACATCATAGCCATCAAACTTTTTCTTGCTGGCATACGAGCTGCTGTATTGGTCGATCATTTCCATAACAATGTTGGTGCCGAGCCATTCCCTGGCATGGTGGGAAGCATTGTAGAAAACAGTGGCATCTCCCTTTCCAAGTTTAACGGCCCAGATTTCCCGGCCGTACGGACTTTTGCCAAGAGAACGGTATTGAATCAGATCTGGATATTTTTTGGCAAGAGCTTTTATGTCCCTCGTCATTTCTGTGTATGTATACGTTTGAATCGGATTCACCATGCTTGCTGCTGAAGCCTCTGGCGCAATGCCGGATAGGAAAATAAGCATAGCCAGCATGAAAATCACTAGGTTCTTTTTCATAATTACCTCCTAAACACTTTTATGCCATAGCAAAGATTGTATAATAAAAGAAAAACGGTAAAGAAAGGAAAGAATAATGAAGAAGTTTCTGAGTTTACTAGTTTTAGGAATCTTTGCGTTTTGTTCGTTCACTCCTTCGTATGCAGTTTCCATGCCTTCTCATCAAAAAGACTTGCTTAAAAAAGTGTATAAAGAGAAGAAGGCAAAACAGGCAGTATTTGTGACAGCGGACAAGGCAGACAAATTCACGGCCAAAATCACGGCATATGAGTATGTAAAGGGAAAATGGGTGAAGAAATACTCCATGCCCGCTGTAATCGGGAAAAACGGCATCAGTCCGAAGAAAAAAGAAGGTGATGGAAAGTCCCCCGCTGGCATCTTTTATATCGGCCAAAGCTTTGGAACAGTTAAGAAACCTTCCGGCGTGGATCTTCCTTACACAAAAACTGATCAGTACGACTACTGGGTCGACGATGTGACATCCAGGGATTACAACAAATGGATCGTGTACAAAGGGGATCCAGAAAAGCGCTGGAAGTCCTTTGAACGCATGAAGCTTGAGCCGCTTTATCATTACGGTGCAGTCATCGAGTACAATACACATCCGATTGTTAAAGGAGCTGGAAGTGCGATCTTCTTCCATGTTTGGAGAGCGTCGGACAAACCGACAGCCGGCTGTACGGCAGTGTCGCAAGAGAATGTGGTGAAGCTGCTTAAATGGATGGATCCAGCCAAGAAACCAGTGTTCATTCAAGGGACAGTGAAACAGATGAAGGATATGTATTAAAGTTTTTGGGTGTTTTGGTGCCAGGCACCGGGATTACACAAGTATGTAAGAGCCGGTGCCTGGCACCATTTATGAAAAAAACAAAAACACGGGGGCTTTTTCGATGATGAAATGGGTTGTGGTGTTTGTATTGCTGATTGGCGGTATTGGCTACTTTGCTTACAACGCTATTGTCAATTTTAGCGCTAACAAGCTGGTAGATCAGGTAGCCACTCAGATCGTGGACAGCAAGGACGTTGACAAACTGATGGATGACCCTGAAGTTGCACAATATGCAAAGAAAAGCGGAGACCTCGATGCCCTGGCTGCAAAGAGAAACCTCCCTTTTCATACGAAAGAAGATGCTCTGAAGACCGTCATTAAAAAAGTAGGCATGGATGACCTGAAAGACATGAAGAACAAAGCCCTTGATGGGGTCTCTCCCCAAGAGCGGCGAGAGATCGAAGCCACATTGAATGAAAAGCTTACCCCAAAAGAAATGGAAGCCTTAAAACTGGTGGCACTGAAGGAAATCAAGAAGCGCCAGGAATAGGAGAAATATGAAAAGGTGCCAGGCACCGGAATTACACACTTGTGTAACTGCGGTGCCTGGCACCTTAAATCTTAAATCCTTACATCTCGTTATTTTTATCTTCATTCTCTCGATAATGCCTCTCACTTGTTTCATCCGCTCGTTTTGACACAAACATCAAGCTCATGATAAAGACAGTAAGAATAGATCCCACGAAACAGCCTATGATGAACATCAGCATGATTGACCCTCCAGTACTTCTTTCGTTGTCTACTTCTTTATATCGGCTTTTCTGGACAAACCATCAGCAGCTAGAACTATTTTAAACAGTTGTTTAAAAAACCTTTATCACTAATACGCTTTCCTTCTAAAATGCCTCCAGTAAATCAGCACCGCAATCATGATGCCCACTAATCCGCCGGTTGCATCAATCATAACATCTTCCACATGCGGTGAACGCCCCGCGGTAAAATGCTGGTGGATTTCATCCGATGCCGCATAGGCTACTGTCAGGACCCACGACAGGATGAACGTCTTTCCTCTATTAAAATAAAAGCGCAGCACTCTGAACAAAAGAAAGGCTAACAAAAGATAAACTGAGAAATGAGCCAATTTCCGGATGAGGAACTCTACAAATCCAGCCGGGCCGAGTGCCTGGACACTGACTTCTTCACCGGAATATTGAAACACGGCGGACGAGAAGAAATTTGCGATCATTTTATGGTCCAAATAATGCGAGAGCGTTGGCCGCATGTCCTGTTTTTCATAAGGCGTGGCTGAAGAGTAAAAAATACCGCCGGCTACTAAAAGGACCGGCAGCCAATAAAATAAAAAGCGTTTCATGAGTACACCTGGCTTTCCCCTGACTTACGTTCACATATCTATAAGCCAATATACTATGGAAAGCGTGCAATTTCTAGAGGCATCGATTGAATGAATCTGCCTATATTGAGCAAAACTGTGAAGGAAACGGCATGATTATAAACCTATGGAGGTTATCCTTTACGATGTACGCACTGATCATAACAGTACTCATTCTCATTCTAATCGTATTTTTACTATGGCTAAGCTATTACCTCGGATATAAAAAACACCTGAACCTGCATGGCATAAAGCAATATCCAAAACGCAGCGGCGAACTAACTCTCTTTATTGACGGCAGGGAGCTGTATACCCGCTATTTTGCCGACATTCGGAATGCAAAAAAGTCGTTGGAGATTCAGTTTTATACC
This genomic stretch from Fictibacillus marinisediminis harbors:
- a CDS encoding thioesterase II family protein, with the translated sequence MKLITFAYAGGDGHVYYRMKNKFSKYGVDLLPYMYKGRGSRVDEGFYSSLFEVGLEASEFIMNNIDIEEDYMLLGHSMGSIVAFECYQQLVKIGCKLPKKIFFSGQYPPDKLNTIKYDLGNDSRLVYQLSKLGAITTELLYIPEFKEIFLPIIKNDLRLIEEYTFRVSQKIIVPTIILTGSQDEIRGEKVDGWSDHSTQKPTFIEIEGNHFFLFKQGINYDFLLIEIFKD
- a CDS encoding DUF3789 domain-containing protein, with product MLMFIIGCFVGSILTVFIMSLMFVSKRADETSERHYRENEDKNNEM
- a CDS encoding M14 family metallopeptidase, with the translated sequence MKKNLVIFMLAMLIFLSGIAPEASAASMVNPIQTYTYTEMTRDIKALAKKYPDLIQYRSLGKSPYGREIWAVKLGKGDATVFYNASHHAREWLGTNIVMEMIDQYSSSYASKKKFDGYDVRALLNDVSIWFVPMVNPDGVTLQQQGVSAFPKSVQSKLIKMNKGSRNFKHWKANGQGIDLNRQYPAGWNLLSKRISGPASQNYNGKKPLETIETKLMYDFTYFVDPEATISYHTSGRILYWHYRTKKENYSRDYTMAKAIGSMTGYRLVAPSNSASGGGYKDWFVSSFGRPGFTPELSYHVGETNVPVSMISEEWRRNKKVGLYVANEGRKLWEKKIKKVNMPITTFDSINLYDRPGAAYKTIAVFKPQKVTVIAVKGNYFRLNTASGKKWIPQDHYLKGSYNVIDLVKKPKSLLLKEKTQLYSLPATSKKYAKTLPAGEAKAIKEAGNWYGVQTKYGLKWIPKSKTADFNPKTVSLEKTTEADTAVYILPLDSNNSTVTIPKETAISITKEWNSWQYVSSPAYKGWIKK
- a CDS encoding sporulation initiation factor Spo0A C-terminal domain-containing protein, which translates into the protein MENNLTILLVEDDEAECQAMSNYIESTTDVKLVGITKDSMQALEYFSSYQPDVIVLDLELHNGKGDGLSFLENMAQQKIDHKPFILVTTNNNSQIIHNQARKFGADFIIPKYKENYSAQNSVQFLRALKQSIQRSNKSNSVRSVSYNTPHTPQKPQEKMEKRLFSEFNHIGISPKMKGRKYLTNAVQILLEDPTSKVCFIIANKYSKTEASVSRAMQNAINNAWSSCNMDNLTKYYTAHIRSDKCVPTYMEFIHYYADKIKTDL
- a CDS encoding M14 family metallopeptidase, whose translation is MKKTLFALVLAVLVGLSGFSFTPSAAAASYVNPIQTYTYSEMTTDMKQLAKAYPDLVQYRALGKTKYGRTVYAIKLGKGDATVFYNASHHAREWITTNIAMEMVDAYSDAYKKNTTYQGYNVRNLLNDVSIWIVPMVNPDGVTLQQSGLKEFPKSAHAGLIKMNKGSKNFKRWKANAQGIDLNRQYPSGWSQIPRSEAPKPSYQMYKGTKPLEAPEVKLLYNFTSYVNPEATISYHTSGRILYWHYLNKKANYNRDYAMAKEFAAMTKYKLVKANNDEKGGGYKDWFITQFGRPGLTPELSYHVGETNPPVSVINEEWNRNRKAALYVANEGKKLWEKKFTKTNTTITTFAPFNLYDRPSSTYKTNTKLKAQKLTAIGTKGSYFRISTKDYGKKWILKDNYVTGTVTDFHTKPKTFLVKEATPLYYSPIASKKTTSKLYAGEVQAIKSYGSYYAVKTKFNYDLWIKKDSNTVDFNPTVVNQQVELKADTPLYSLPIEAKKTTTTLKPQTVKATKKWSNWLYVEGTEGKGWIQQNQ
- a CDS encoding VanZ family protein; its protein translation is MKRFLFYWLPVLLVAGGIFYSSATPYEKQDMRPTLSHYLDHKMIANFFSSAVFQYSGEEVSVQALGPAGFVEFLIRKLAHFSVYLLLAFLLFRVLRFYFNRGKTFILSWVLTVAYAASDEIHQHFTAGRSPHVEDVMIDATGGLVGIMIAVLIYWRHFRRKAY
- a CDS encoding L,D-transpeptidase family protein translates to MKKFLSLLVLGIFAFCSFTPSYAVSMPSHQKDLLKKVYKEKKAKQAVFVTADKADKFTAKITAYEYVKGKWVKKYSMPAVIGKNGISPKKKEGDGKSPAGIFYIGQSFGTVKKPSGVDLPYTKTDQYDYWVDDVTSRDYNKWIVYKGDPEKRWKSFERMKLEPLYHYGAVIEYNTHPIVKGAGSAIFFHVWRASDKPTAGCTAVSQENVVKLLKWMDPAKKPVFIQGTVKQMKDMY